The following proteins come from a genomic window of Eulemur rufifrons isolate Redbay chromosome 24, OSU_ERuf_1, whole genome shotgun sequence:
- the LOC138374899 gene encoding zinc finger protein 678-like, producing MIPGQQWTIGSETSGVWDTNSRKIHTGEKPYKCEECGKAFNHISKLTAHNRIHTGEKLYKCEECGRAFTHSSTLTLHQRIHTGEKPYKCEECGKAFSRCTDLIQHKRIHTGEKPYKCEECGKAFTRCSHLTEHKRIHTGEKPYLCEECGKAFNRCSRLTEHKRIHTGEKPYKCEECGKTFSWCTDLIQHKRIHTGEKPYKCEECGKTFSRCTDLIQHKRIHTGEKPYKCEECGKAFSRCSNLTLHKRIHTGEKPYKCEECSKAFSWRTDLTLHKRIHTGEKPYKCEQCSKAFTRCSHLTEHKRIHTGKKPYKCEECGKAFSQHTDFTQHKRIHTGEKPYKCEECGKVFTQCTDLILHKRIQPGAVAHACNPSTLGGRGG from the exons gaaaattcatacaggagagaaaccctacaagtgtgaagaatgtggaaaagcctttaaccACATCTCAAAACTTACTGCACACaacagaattcatactggagagaaactctacaagtgtgaagaatgtggcagagCCTTTACCCACTCCTCAACCCTTACTctacatcaaagaattcatactggagagaaaccatacaaatgtgaagaatgtggcaaagcctttagccggtgcacagacctcattcaacataaaagaattcatacaggagagaaaccttacaaatgtgaagaatgtggcaaagcctttacccggtgctcacatcttactgaacataaaagaattcatacaggagagaaaccatacctgtgtgaagaatgtggcaaagcctttaacagGTGCTcacgtcttactgaacataaaagaattcatacaggagagaaaccctacaaatgtgaagaatgtggcaaaacctttagctggtgcacagacctcattcaacataaaagaattcatacaggagagaaaccttacaaatgtgaagaatgtggcaaaacctttagccggtgcacagacctcattcaacataaaagaattcatacaggagagaaaccttacaaatgtgaagaatgtggcaaagcctttagccggtgctcaaaccttactctacataaaagaattcatacaggagagaaaccatacaaatgtgaagaatgtagcaaAGCCTTTAGCTGGCGCACAGACCTCActttacataaaagaattcatacaggagagaaaccctacaaatgtgaacaatgcagcaaagcctttacccggtgctcacatcttactgaacataaaagaattcacacaggaaagaaaccatacaaatgtgaagaatgtggcaaagcctttagccagCACACAGACTTCactcaacataaaagaattcatacaggagagaaaccatacaaatgtgaagaatgtggcaaagtgtTTACCCAGTGCACAGACCTcattctacataaaagaattca gccgggcgcggtggctcacgcctgtaatcctagcactctgggaggccgaggtggg